A stretch of Limanda limanda chromosome 7, fLimLim1.1, whole genome shotgun sequence DNA encodes these proteins:
- the LOC133005664 gene encoding ADP-ribosylation factor-related protein 1-like, whose amino-acid sequence MYTLLAGLYKYMFQKDEYCVLILGLDNAGKSTFLEQTKTKLCKNYKGLNLSKITTTVGLNIGTVDLGKARLMFWDLGGQDELQSLWDKYYAESHGIIYVIDSTDEQRLTESKEAFEKMINSEVLDGVPLLVLANKQDVPNCLSVPDIKIAFSDCALKIGKTDCLVQACTALTGDGVNEGIEWMVKCVVRNIHKPPRQKDIT is encoded by the coding sequence ATGTATACTTTATTAGCTGGTTTGTATAAGTACATGTTCCAAAAGGACGAATACTGCGTTTTGATTCTTGGACTTGACAACGCAGGGAAATCTACCTTTTTggaacaaaccaaaacaaagttATGTAAGAACTACAAAGGACTGAATTTATCAAAGATCACAACTACAGTTGGTCTTAATATTGGTACAGTTGACCTGGGCAAGGCTCGTCTTATGTTCTGGGATCTGGGAGGTCAGGATGAGCTTCAGTCTCTGTGGGACAAGTACTATGCTGAGTCACATGGAATCATCTATGTGATAGACTCAACTGATGAACAGCGCCTGACAGAATCAAAGGAGGCCTTTGAGAAAATGATCAACAGTGAGGTATTAGATGGTGTTCCTCTCCTTGTGCTGGCTAACAAGCAGGATGTTCCGAACTGTTTGTCTGTACCGGACATTAAAATTGCCTTCAGTGACTGTGCTCTGAAAATTGGCAAGACAGACTGTTTAGTCCAGGCTTGTACTGCGCTCACAGGGGACGGAGTGAACGAGGGCATAGAATGGATGGTGAAATGTGTGGTCAGGAACATTCACAAACCTCCCAGGCAGAAGGACATAACATAA
- the dtx3 gene encoding probable E3 ubiquitin-protein ligase DTX3, which translates to MGSQVSSDEMSVRAGQGSDEVLVSQAVWDYLAAAGRPWLIDFQHKQGMSAGIIRRGERGGCCAVRLQPVEGFRTAGAGVMDGPISSETRKAFIDLCRCARKEMSKQEGGHKRKRVLLPCVGVLEPNGEGSLLQPPPAQPRRSQRQQQRFRKPADEEACAMLHEASQRKDTDSGLASHGEAEDNNTCSICMGDIVERTTLERCGHSFCRSCLDQAFKVKKACPVCRLVYGQLIGNQPANGSMIVERDPDLEIAGHEGYGCICIIYSFPPGLQAPEHPNPGVRYPGTDRVAYLPDSPEGNRVLGLLRRAFEQRLIFTIGTSMTTGMQNVITWNDIHHKTSIWGGPRCFGYPDPTYMVRVTEELREKGITAD; encoded by the exons ATGGGATCGCAAG TTTCCTCTGATGAGATGAGTGTGCGTGCTGGCCAGGGCAGTGATGAGGTGCTGGTTTCACAGGCGGTGTGGGATTACCTGGCTGCGGCCGGGCGGCCCTGGCTCATTGACTTCCAGCACAAGCAGGGGATGAGTGCTGGCATCATTAGgcgaggagagagggggggctgcTGCGCCGTGAGGCTGCAGCCGGTGGAGGGCTTCAGGACTGCCGGAGCCGGGGTGATGGATGGACCCATCTCCAGTGAGACGCGGAAAGCCTTCATTGACTTATGCCGCTGTGCCCGCAAAGAGATGAGCAAACAGGAGGGGGGACACAAGAGGAAGAGGGTTCTGCTGCCCTGCGTGGGGGTCCTGGAGCCCAACGGCGAGGGGAGCCTGCTCCAGCCTCCGCCGGCCCAGCCGCGACGCTCCCAGAGACAGCAGCAGAGGTTCAGGAAGCCTGCTGATGAGGAGGCCTGTGCCATGCTTCACGAGGCCAGCCAGAGGAAGGACACAGACTCTGGCTTGGCCTCCCATGGTGAGGCCGAGGACAACAACACTTGTTCAATCTGCATGGGGGACATAGTGGAGAGGACCACCCTGGAGAGGTGCGGCCATTCGTTCTGTCGCTCTTGCCTGGATCAAGCCTTTAAGGTGAAGAAAGCTTGTCCTGTGTGTCGACTGGTGTACGGCCAGTTGATCGGGAACCAGCCTGCCAATGGTTCCATGATCGTCGAGAGAGATCCGGATCTGGAGATTGCTGGCCATGAAGGCTATGGGTGTATCTGCATCATCTACAGCTTCCCTCCGGGCCTACAGGCG CCGGAGCACCCAAACCCTGGAGTTCGCTACCCAGGAACCGACCGTGTGGCCTACCTCCCTGACAGCCCCGAGGGGAACCGGGTGCTGGGCCTGCTGCGCCGGGCCTTTGAACAGCGCCTTATCTTCACCATCGGTACCTCCATGACTACGGGCATGCAAAATGTCATCACCTGGAATGACATTCACCACAAGACCTCAATATGGGGTGGGCCCCGCTG TTTTGGCTACCCAGACCCCACCTACATGGTACGAGTGACGGAGGAGCTCAGAGAGAAAGGCATCACAGCGGACTGA